In one Roseburia intestinalis L1-82 genomic region, the following are encoded:
- a CDS encoding NHL repeat-containing protein, producing MKRRWKSLAAVMLGICILAGMAVDVWADDGSEKGYTYNYDYWGDISYSPDAYRTIGVYTSVELGLDKSFSSAEGMYVKDNSVYICDTGNNRIVQLERTDTENFEVVRIIDSIKGDTDVKTLSGPTDICVTDEGELYICDKGNHRILKLDKNLNYIMEFTKPIDSTFDQSTDFLPDKLEVDDVGRVFCIADNVNKGMIKYEADGSFTGFYGASPVTYDWTDYIWKKLATKAQRSALEAFVPTEYDNLYRDSEGFIFACTTNVSEQGVDSGEDEPIRRMNMLGNNILIENGNFNVIGDVYWGNAGGYKGPSLITDITALDSGIYFAVDKVRGHIFGYDTQGNMLFAFGGNGNMDGYFQLPSAIDHMGNDLLVLDAQNASITVFTPTEYGNLIYQAIAEYDAGDYEASGETWRKVMAMNGNYDQAYIGIGRALMRQGEYHEAMKYFKLKWDTTNYSKAFKQYRKMWVEEHIGLIFLLIFLVFILPMIVGKIKKIKWEIDTADIFNDRT from the coding sequence ATGAAGAGGAGATGGAAAAGTCTTGCAGCAGTAATGCTTGGTATCTGTATTCTTGCTGGGATGGCTGTGGATGTATGGGCAGATGACGGATCGGAAAAGGGATATACCTATAATTATGATTATTGGGGAGATATTTCGTATTCACCGGATGCTTATAGAACAATTGGTGTGTATACATCTGTAGAACTGGGATTGGATAAAAGCTTCAGCTCTGCAGAAGGGATGTATGTAAAGGACAATTCTGTTTATATCTGTGATACCGGAAATAATCGAATTGTGCAATTAGAAAGGACTGATACCGAAAATTTTGAAGTTGTCAGAATTATTGATTCAATAAAGGGAGATACGGATGTAAAGACACTTTCCGGACCAACAGATATCTGTGTTACAGATGAGGGAGAACTTTATATCTGTGATAAGGGAAATCACCGTATTTTAAAACTTGATAAGAATTTGAATTATATAATGGAATTCACAAAACCGATAGATTCGACTTTTGATCAGTCAACAGATTTTCTGCCGGATAAGCTTGAGGTAGACGATGTTGGAAGAGTATTTTGCATAGCAGATAATGTTAACAAAGGAATGATCAAATATGAAGCGGATGGTTCCTTTACAGGATTTTATGGAGCAAGTCCTGTTACGTATGATTGGACAGATTATATATGGAAGAAACTGGCTACAAAGGCACAGAGAAGTGCTCTGGAAGCATTCGTTCCGACAGAGTATGACAATCTGTATCGCGACAGCGAGGGTTTTATTTTTGCATGTACAACAAATGTCAGTGAACAGGGTGTAGATAGTGGTGAGGATGAACCAATTCGAAGAATGAATATGCTTGGCAATAATATTCTGATCGAAAATGGCAACTTCAATGTCATTGGTGATGTTTATTGGGGAAATGCCGGTGGATATAAAGGTCCGTCTTTAATAACAGATATTACAGCACTGGACAGTGGTATTTATTTTGCAGTTGATAAAGTCCGGGGACATATTTTCGGTTATGACACACAGGGAAATATGCTTTTTGCGTTTGGCGGAAATGGAAATATGGATGGATACTTTCAACTGCCGAGTGCAATAGATCATATGGGAAATGATTTGCTTGTGCTGGATGCACAGAATGCGAGTATTACAGTATTTACACCGACGGAGTATGGAAATCTGATTTATCAGGCAATTGCAGAGTATGATGCCGGTGACTACGAAGCTTCTGGTGAAACCTGGCGAAAAGTAATGGCAATGAATGGAAATTACGACCAGGCATACATAGGTATCGGAAGAGCATTGATGCGGCAAGGCGAATACCATGAAGCAATGAAGTATTTTAAGTTGAAATGGGATACGACAAATTATTCCAAAGCATTTAAACAGTATCGAAAGATGTGGGTGGAAGAGCATATCGGACTGATTTTCTTATTGATATTCCTGGTGTTTATTCTTCCAATGATTGTTGGAAAAATCAAGAAAATCAAGTGGGAAATTGATACGGCAGACATATTTAATGATAGAACATAG